From Phyllopteryx taeniolatus isolate TA_2022b chromosome 18, UOR_Ptae_1.2, whole genome shotgun sequence, the proteins below share one genomic window:
- the mia3 gene encoding transport and Golgi organization protein 1 homolog isoform X3 — translation MKTEPCCLHPAGSDLLTCRLPVLLLTTKPASMAAKHFYRKGFLLLLFNFISTAALEKRFSDFKRCADEECSMLLCRGKAVEDFSGPDCRFLSFKKSETVYVYYKLSGRRADMWAGSVGSHFGYFPMDLLAVNHVYTDKEVEVPTEETDFVCFDTGLDQFDNYEIDSLLGFSTEEINDENKRNSDQPEVPQDTVKDTSPPEETMVTGDEIGAEYIGMAPDDQSASFLQLDLENESQEEVPDTEVTHDGTDNAAEDKMNEQITTVDSFLEDVEFEKRKTHDVHKELEEESLPKDDPVSEHITVSTSEGEKISKLKTTFGSTFDAVTTNAEATTKVTPYEHEENEVFEGHSEQHSDADKRSFSEEEADTSTVGQKDNSKPDDEKVVSMPIDDSFSDVSDTQWTEQEISSEDWEEEQGFEIPLRYEEPQEDIAPENVDPVLGDSEFVQPKENEDTENIDPFHTWSLDSLSEHPRDPTVLENLGRIRTDSPDSLYVDPRETVVEELLFDLEDDGGGLTIKHEDTEGETPQPTDEPVHQGESTVHSKFDPLSHEVPQAQLHKKLTDRHSVNKEVTKEVRVAKEDRHDRSVVMEDKDDLKEALGENKTEMHEEFIAPETNHDVPSKETPSLESFSKPDDKTAGDGVLLHEHLRTDFESDHQQVEPHIDEESLNVNTENPEMGKEGYEGKEDLLEDENALSFSQSYDADTVNSVSPPSPYVTSIPEQVYSDSVLRLTLLQGYYTEEKMLRLQKFLGLKNLYKVESMFSDMDTELQATRRTHSGTVQDLEDALENILETSENTILDEVEKMLDSRHSKYDDEQRRDMIDDETEILDDFQELAFSLRQKYSAIRDSTPLAEEKTEVNNDQDIADQPDMSVKDNLPHIVEVEKEPDDLPHIVKVETNADLPEMSDDNHTVTELQKQVAEIEKEVQILDEGLTRPDVEEDAGRVNKNKENQPSFSTSDELQKFPLATLESPFEKGLGDVDHSFSGSLDSMEPPSEFHEEDVGFLTDVFTFMGCAAAMIKARVAEWTILMISLLPEEWKPGETLFGCPWQAVIVTAVVGVLTFTIFFWKTVLAVKRKKYLVDEKHLADQIQALKQEKNDALTRMSELQKQTEDLKETHKESAKTVCGEMKKTQKLEIQVLEAEKRYESMVEEKKTYQKLLDEEKENSVQIGNRIKKLEKSNEKLELSRKKVQEALAKTTVLLDEAKIREDARSVQHKCLAKEYAGLKEENKNLKVTIKEWEDKHTALSEQIKVYQKAQKDLEDSVVLKDHNVEVLSELLADLDACELQKSDGKVLMNGEVVPDKKTAVKNRIKQMMDVSRVQTTLAVIEEERDRFMSKLLNVEKSRKALEEKHQELEHDIATLKSEKSHVENQLNILQQKNEIMVEMHQQKENALQQRLTKEELERRSKESMLSEVGGKAVEAEEQVKVLRHRINEMEEQMKKTEEVYKDQIKEQENKTHSNWVNARNAERALNQEKLESSKLREKLVGLTLQLNERRAPLFRPNSGQAAGPRQGDSYGPSPVSGGAPSPPLMIEGPRRPPSAPVGRRIDSYGPRPPSDPHSRYPGMDMSGPRSSSPSNMDASGPGSFLASPIRDSPGPMSQGPPPPGPGLHEPLFPTGPHGRLPPGGPYRPLRPPLYHPAPGPHGHPPNVPLPPPGPPLPANGHPGMPLPGTMGGDFGPRPANGHAFHPRPGPGNIIDPRGPPPPPFRPPPPHHFGPMPHGPRGLMGPRPPFPPDMRFPGPREHSGPSADLPPGVPPHLGHNDAFGQPLAGARHISAGGPPPKQEASVRPAMVEP, via the exons TGCTCCTGTGTCGTGGGAAAGCAGTGGAAGATTTCTCAGGACCAGACTGTCGATTCTTGTCGTTCAAGAAATCAGAAACGGTCTATGTATACTACAAATTGTCAGGAAGAAGGGCTGACATGTGGGCTGGGAGT GTTGGAAGTCACTTTGGTTATTTTCCAATGGACCTCCTGGCTGTCAACCATGTTTATACAGATAAAGAAGTTGAAGTTCCAACAGAG GAAACCGATTTTGTCTGTTTCGACACAGGACTTGACCAATTTGACAACTATGAGATAGATTCATTGTTGGGTTTTTCAACTGAGGAGattaatgatgaaaataaaaggaATTCAGACCAACCCGAAGTGCCACAGGACACCGTGAAAGACACAAGCCCGCCAGAGGAGACGATGGTGACTGGTGATGAAATAGGAGCTGAGTATATTGGCATGGCCCCAGATGATCAAAGTGCCTCTTTTCTTCAACTTGATTTGGAAAATGAATCTCAAGAAGAAGTGCCTGACACAGAAGTTACACATGATGGCACAGATAATGCTGCTGAAGACAAAATGAATGAGCAAATAACCACCGTAGACTCTTTTCTTGAAGATGTGGAGTTTGAGAAGCGTAAAACCCACGATGTTCACAAAGAACTTGAGGAAGAATCACTACCCAAAGATGATCCTGTGTCAGAGCACATTACAGTCTCAACTTCTGAAGGAGAGAAAATCTCTAAATTAAAAACTACCTTCGGATCAACTTTTGATGCTGTTACCACAAATGCTGAAGCTACCACTAAAGTCACTCCATATGAACACGAAGAGAATGAAGTATTTGAAGGTCATTCAGAACAACACAGTGATGCTGACAAGAGATCTTTTTCAGAGGAAGAAGCTGACACTTCTACGGTTGGACAAAAGGACAACTCAAAACCTGATGATGAGAAGGTCGTATCAATGCCAATTGATGACAGTTTTTCTGATGTGAGTGATACACAGTGGACTGAGCAAGAAATAAGTTCAGAAGATTGGGAGGAAGAGCAAGGTTTTGAAATACCTCTGAGATATGAAGAACCACAAGAAGACATAGCACCAGAGAATGTCGATCCAGTCCTTGGTGATTCAGAATTTGTACAACCTAAAGAAAATGAGGACACAGAGAACATAGATCCATTCCATACATGGTCACTAGATTCTCTTTCTGAACATCCTAGAGATCCCACAGTGCTAGAGAACCTAGGTCGAATCCGTACAGATTCACCAGATTCTCTTTATGTAGATCCTAGAGAAACAGTGGTTGAGGAACTCTTGTTTGATCTTGAGGATGATGGCGGTGGCCTAACAATCAAGCATGAGGACACTGAAGGTGAAACACCACAACCTACTGATGAGCCAGTACATCAAGGGGAGAGTACAGTTCACAGTAAATTTGATCCTCTATCGCACGAGGTACCTCAGGCTCAATTGCACAAGAAATTAACAGACAGACACAGTGTGAACAAGGAGGTGACCAAAGAAGTCAGGGTCGCTAAAGAAGATAGACATGACAGGAGCGTTGTAATGGAGGATAAGGACGACTTGAAAGAAGCTTTAGgtgaaaataaaactgaaatgcaTGAAGAATTCATCGCTCCTGAAACGAACCATGATGTTCCTTCAAAGGAGACACCATCCCTTGAATCATTTAGCAAGCCTGATGATAAGACAGCAGGAGATGGCGTCCTACTCCATGAGCATTTACGCACAGATTTTGAAAGCGATCATCAACAGGTTGAGCCACATATTGATGAGGAATCACTCAATGTGAATACAGAAAACCCAGAGATGGGTAAAGAGGGATATGAGGGAAAAGAAGACCTACTTGAAGATGAAAATGCACTTTCTTTCTCGCAGTCATATGATGCTGACACTGTCAACTCTGTGTCACCTCCAAGTCCATATGTTACCTCAATTCCTGAGCAGGTCTACAGCGATAGTGTGCTGAGGCTGACTCTGCTGCAGGGTTATTACACTGAAGAGAAGATGCTGCGTTTGCAGAAGTTTCTGGGTCTCAAGAATCTCTACAAAGTGGAGTCTATGTTCTCGGACATGGACACTGAGTTACAGGCTACCCGTCGCACACATTCAGGGACAGTGCAAGACCTCGAAGATGCGCTCGAGAACATCTTGGAAACCTCGGAAAACACCATCTTGGATGAAGTTGAAAAGATGCTGGATAGCCGGCACTCAAAGTATGACGATGAGCAGCGAAGGGATATGATAGATGACGAAACGGAAATACTGGATGACTTCCAAGAGCTGGCATTTAGTCTAAGGCAGAAGTATTCTGCAATAAGGGATAGCACACCTTTGGCAGAAGAGAAAACAGAAGTTAATAATGACCAGG ACATTGCAGACCAACCTGACATGAGTGTCAAAGATAATTTGCCTCACATTGTCGAAGTGGAGAAGGAACCTGACGATTTGCCTCACATTGTCAAAGTGGAGACTAATGCTGACTTGCCAGAGATGAGTGATGACAACCATACAGTAACAGAACTTCAAAAACAGGTTGCAGAGATTGAAAAAGAAGTGCAGATCTTGGATGAAGGGCTTACTAGACCAGATGTGGAGGAAGATGCTGGACGcgtcaataaaaacaaagaaaaccagCCGAGTTTCAGCACGTCAGACGAGTTGCAAAAGTTTCCTCTAGCCACTTTGGAAAGTCCCTTCGAGAAGGGCCTTGGCGATGTGGACCACTCATTTTCAG GGTCTTTGGACTCCATGGAGCCGCCGTCTGAATTTCATGAGGAAGACGTAGGATTCCTCACAGATGTGTTCACTTTTATGGGTTGTGCTGCTGCAATGATCAAGGCTAGAGTTGCAGAGTGGACCATTCTT ATGATTTCACTCctcccagaagagtggaagccTGGGGAAACCTTGTTTGGCTGTCCTTGGCAGGCTGTCATCGTCACTGCTGTGGTTGGCGTACTGACCTTCACCATCTTCTTCTGGAAAACTGTGCTAGCg GTAAAGAGGAAGAAATATCTTG TGGATGAAAAACACCTGGCCGATCAAATCCAAGCACTTAAACAAGAGAAAAATGATGCATTGACCCGAATGTCTGAACTCCAGAAACAG actgaagACCTGAAAGAAACCCACAAGGAGTCTGCAAAGACTGTTTGTGGTGAAatgaaaaagacacaaaaattgGAG ATTCAGGTTTTGGAGGCTGAAAAAAGGTATGAAAGTATGGTGGAAGAAAAGAAGACATACCAAAAATTActtgatgaagaaaaagaaaactcagTACAAATTGGAAATCGg ATTAAAAAATTGGAGAAGTCAAACGAGAAGCTTGAGCTGAGCAGAAAGAAAGTTCAGGAAGCTTTAGCTAAG ACGACTGTCCTCTTGGATGAGGCCAAGATCCGAGAAGATGCACGCAGTGTTCAGCACAAGTGTCTTGCAAAGGAGTATGCAGGGctgaaagaagaaaataaaaat CTTAAAGTAACCATTAAAGAGTGGGAGGACAAACACACGGCACTGAGTGAGCAGATCAAAGTCTACCAGAAGGCTCAGAAAGACCTGGAGGACTCTGTGGTGCTCAAAGATCACAATGTGGAG GTTTTGTCCGAGCTCCTGGCAGACCTTGACGCCTGTGAGTTGCAAAAAAGCGACGGCAAAGTATTGATGAATGGCGAAGTCGTACCTG ATAAGAAGACTGCAGTAAAGAACAGAATCAAACAGATGATGGATGTCTCCAGG GTCCAGACTACACTCGCAGTGATTGAAGAGGAGCGGGACCGCTTCATGTCCAAACTGCTTAATGTGGAAAAGAGTAGAAAGGCTCTGGAAG AAAAACACCAGGAGCTGGAACATGACATCGCAACCCTCAAAAGTGAGAAGAGCCATGTGGAAAACCAGCTCAATATCCTACAGCAGAAGAATGAAATCATGGTGgaaatgcaccagcaaaaggAAAATGCGCTGCAGCA GAGGCTCACCAAGGAAGAGCTTGAGCGTCGCAGCAAAGAGAGCATGTTGTCCGAGGTGGGAGGCAAAGCCGTGGAGGCAGAGGAGCAGGTCAAAGTTCTGCGTCATCGCATTAATGAGATGGAGGAGCAGATGAAGAAGACTGAGGAAGTCTATAAAGATCAG ATCAAAGAACAGGAAAACAAGACTCACTCCAACTGG gtgaacGCTCGTAACGCAGAGCGGGCTTTGAATCAAGAGAAACTTGAATCATCAAAGCTGCGTGAGAA ATTGGTTGGACTGACCTTGCAGCTAAATGAGCGCCGCGCTCCTCTCTTCAGACCCAACTCAGGACAAGCTGCTGGCCCTCGCCAAG GCGATTCATACGGGCCCTCCCCAGTGAGTGGGGGGGCGCCCTCTCCGCCGTTAATGATTGAGGGTCCCAGGCGCCCTCCCTCCGCCCCAGTGGGGCGAAGAATTGACTCGTATG GTCCACGCCCTCCATCGGACCCACACAGTCGTTATCCTGGGATGG ACATGTCGGGCCCCCGCAGTTCATCACCTTCCAACATGGATGCTTCT GGTCCTGGATCCTTCCTAGCATCACCCATCAGGGACTCGCCCGGCCCCATGAGTCAAGGACCGCCACCACCTGGTCCTGGACTCCATGAGCCACTCTTCCCGACTGGACCCCATGGCCGCTTGCCCCCCGGTGGTCCCTACAGACCACTGAGACCGCCCCTCTACCATCCAGCACCAGGTCCCCACGGTCATCCTCCGAATGTGCCTCTCCCTCCTCCTGGACCTCCTCTGCCCGCCAATGGGCACCCGGGTATGCCTCTGCCTGGGACGATGGGAGGGGACTTTGGGCCCCGTCCTGCCAACGGACACGCATTCCACCCCAGGCCCGGTCCAGGCAATATCATAGATCCTCGGGGTCCTCCGCCGCCACCGTTCCGTCCGCCTCCGCCCCATCATTTTGGGCCGATGCCACATG GTCCCCGTGGACTTATGGGACCTCGCCCACCATTCCCTCCTGACATGCGCTTCCCAGGACCGCGCGAGCACAGCGGCCCCTCCGCGGACCTGCCTCCGGGTGTCCCGCCACACCTTGGTCACAACGACGCCTTTGGTCAGCCTCTAGCTGGCGCCCGCCACATCTCGGCAGGAGGCCCACCCCCAAAGCAGGAGGCCTCTGTGAGGCCAGCCATGGTCGagccttaa